The Armatimonadota bacterium region TTCCAGCAGGGGTGTCGTGATCATAATCACCCCCTCCGCCGCCTGCTCCATCAGGCGTGTCACCACTGCCACATCGGTGGCGCCACCAGGCAACACGGTAGAACCTGCCAGCGCGGCCGGAATATGTACCACATGGAGCACGGTCACTTTCGCCCCGTATGTTTTTGCCAGCTCCGCCGCCCAGCGTGTTGCCTTCAGCGCGGTCTCTGAGCCATCGGTTGCCAGAAGGATACGTTGAATCATAAGCACTCCTCCCATTATGGAATACGCGCTCTCCACCCTCTTTTCCTTTTGGGCAGGGATGGGAACATGCTTGACATGCGAGTATTGCTTTGCTAAACTAAGTGTGTATACTAAGCATATCCGTCTCAGGAGGGAAGCAACAATGAGCCTGTCTCCCGAACAGAAGGCGCAGTACGAGCGCGATGGTTTCTTGGCGGTACGCGGCGTGCTTACCGAATCGGAGGTACAATCCATCAAAAACACTCTGGCAGAGTATCTGCGTGCCGGTCTGGACATGCTTCGCTCTGGCGAATTACCCGAAACCGACACGGTGCACTATAAAGGCGTCGGTATCCAGCTGGAGCCGGCGGTGCTTTCAGGTAAGGTGCGTGTACCCGACCCTCTCTACGCCGCCCGCAAGATATGGAACCTGTACGGCAACAACCCCCTGGTCACAGCCTTCGTCCGCGACGAGCGCATCCTGTCGCTGGTCACCAGCATTCTGGGCGAGGAGGTGTGGTTCTTTGCGGACAAGGCGTTGCTGAAGCCTCCACATATCGGCGTGGAGAAGCCCTGGCATCAGGACATTCCCTACTTTCCCTTCGAGCCAAAAGCGTCGTACCTCCATGTGGCGGTGTGGATTGCTCTGGACGACGCCAGTGCCCAAAACGGGTGCATGCAGTACATCCCGGGTAGCCATCAATGGGGCAACCTGACTACCGAAACCACATGGACAGAGAGCGTATCGCATCTGGCGGTGGATGAGTCACGCATAGACCCTTCGAAAGCGGTAGTGGTGGAGGCAAAAGCGGGAGACCTGGTGCTGCATGACGGGATGGTGTTGCACTACTCCGCGCCCAATCGCTCGCCACATCCTCGCTGGGCGTTTGTTCTGGACTTTATCAGCACGCAGGCACAGTATACCGGCGCAGGAGAGCCCAATTACCCACTGCTACGCCGATCGAGATAAAACAGGGTACAATCATCACCGGGTGATGGAGATGATTGGCGACGCTGCCTTCTGGCGACGCTGGGAAGACGAGCTTTGCCGCAGTCAGAAAGCAGACTATGAACGGAACCTGCAGCTGGTAGAGTCGCTGTGGGAAGAGGCGAGGCTGCTGGGGGTGTTGTCACAGGAGAACGCACTGGATAACATCCCTGCTCAGAGCGCACGGGAGAGGTTTCGTGACTTGCTGGTAGCCGTGGCGGGTGAGTTCGCTCGCCGGAGCATCCCCTACATGCTGATTGATGGGCAGGCGGTGCTGCTTTATGGCGAGCCGCGTTGAACCGCTGACGTGGAGGTGACGGTCGGTTTGCCACCGGAGGAGTTGCCTTTGGTGGTGGAAGCGGTGGGAGCTTTAGGCTGGCAGGTGCTGGTGCAAAACCCCGACGATTTCGTGCGACGCACCCTCGTGTTGCCCTGTCGTGAGGCAACCACAGGGATACGCATCGATATCATCTTCGCCCAGAGCGAGTACGAACAACAGGCGCTGCAACGGGTGCGCCGCGTGCCGATGGGCGATGTACAGGTTTGTTTCGCTTCCGTCGAGGATGTGGTGGTACAGAAGCTGGTGGCGGGGCGTGCTCGCGACCTCGAAGATGTGCGCCGAATCTGGCTGAAGAATCCGGACATCGACGAGGCGTATATCCGTCACTGGCTGCAGCAGTTCGAGGAAGCATTAGGCGAGCCCTATCTGGCTCGCCAGGAGGAGATCCAGCGTGGTTAGCGCCGGCTACGGGTGCTTCTCCACGCGCAGGGCGATGTCTTCGGCGTACAGAAGGGTTCGCAGGGTCAGATATTGTACCTTTTCCTCCCGAATCAGGCGGTATGTTCCGGCGGGAATGCCCAGCAGAATCGTGGTCTGCGGCGCGCCTTCGGCGATATGCAGCACATACCGCTTACTTGGCGCACCCATCGCCCGAACGTGTACATCTCCTGAATACCGAAGGAGCCGGAAATCTCGCGGTAGATGCCAGAGAAGGTGCGTGTGCGGAACTGCAGGTAACGCGGGTTCTGGGTATAGAGTTGTAACATGTTTTCTCCTCTGCTCTCTGTGTGGTATCCAGCACAGCCGGAAGGCAGTGCTCCGACCGAAAGGTTTGTCTGTCACCCCATACGCCAGGCAGAGGAGAGTTTACTTGTCTCGGAGAAGAGGTACTCCATACAAAACGGCGCACCACTTCGGGAGGGAGGAGGATAGAAATGCGCCTCTGGTTGCGCTGTGTGGCGTTCTGTGCTCTGAGCATGATAACCACTTTCTCACTCGCCTCTTCGCCTCTGGAGGATGACTCACGCCTGCAGCTGCCTATAAACCTTCGCGCAAAGATGCTACCCATACCGCAGATTCTCCGCGAGATCGGCAAGCAGACGGAAGTGCCACTGGAATGCACGAAGAGCATTTCTGAGGATAAGATGACCGTGCTGGTGCGCGACTGCCCGGCATGGAAAGTACTGCAGAAGATGGCAGAGGTCATGGGCTACTCCTGGCAGCAGACAAAGACGGGTTATCGGCTGACACAGTCCGCGCGAAGCGCACAGGAGGAAGCGCAGGCATTGCTGGAGGAACAGTCTGCTCTGCGCGAGGAAGTGCAACAGTTCATCCGTGAAGCAGAGCTCATAGCGCAGCGGGATTACCCGGAGATTGTTAGAGAGTATGTCCAGCTGGATAAGGAGATAGGCTCTCTTTGGGCACGTTCACAGGAGGTGCCGGAGGACCTATCTCGGCGCAGGAACCTACTACATAATGTCGCACAGCCCCAGCGATACCTGTTCGCCAGAGTGTGCCAGCGTTTTTCCCCTCAAGATTGGCGGAGGTTCTGGAACGGCGAGGTGCTTATCGCCAGCACGATACGGGGTGAGCAGTGGCTGCCTATCACCGAAAACATCCCATCATGGCGCGAAGCCCGCGAGGAACTGAGTAACCATATTCTTTCCCAATGGGCTTATCCAGGTGGAACACCTGTGTTGCGTGAAGGACAACGCTATACGCTGCCCGAGGTCAGCCCCTCGACACAATATCTCTTTGCCTTCTACCTGGATTGGGAGGCAGGGCGTATACGAACGAACCTGATGCAGAGCGAGGATGGTAGAAGTTATGCGAGTGACCAGATGGACGTGTTCTGGTCGGAAATGAAGCGAAAAGAAGCGCACCTCGGCGCACTCTGGCGGCGCTGGGAGGAGTGGCAGACGCCGAAGGAGGCTCGGAAAGATTCCCCCCTGTGCCGCGAGCCCATCCAGAGACAAGGAGGCGAAAAAGATAACAGAACTACACCCTCGCCCTTTGTGGACAACCGAAAGACGATGGCGGACTATCTGGGGTGGCTGTTTGACCACGCACAGGTCCATATCGTGGCGGATGCGTTTCGGTATCCGGTCGGCGGTGGGCAGATGTGCGCGGATGCTGAAGACAAGACTGTTGGCGACTGGATAGACCGCCTGACGAAAGATGCTGATAGCGCGTATCTGTTCGGCTGGTGGCGTATAGACGATGACTTTTTGATGTTCCGCCATCATCGTTACTGGTGGTTGCGCCAGAGCGAGCCTGCCGAGAGCCTGTTGAAGACTCTGGAGGAACGTACCGCAAAGCGAAGTATCTCTTTAGACGACTATGCCCGTCTGGCAAGAAGTATGACCCCAGCACAGGAGGGACGGCTGAAATGTGACTTGCTGGTGGTACGGTTCGATAAGGCACCGTTCGGAGAGATATTGCAAAGCAACCTCCCAGCCCTGCGCTTTTGGGCAAGCCTGACTCCCGTGCAACAACACAATCTGCTGTCAGGCAAGCCTTTGCATGTGGACACACTGCCGCTGGCGTTACAACAGCTCTTCTGGCAGGCAGTGGGCTACGGGCTAGTACATGCCTCCGAGATTACCTCTCTGTCGGAACCGGCTTTATTGTTCCCGCAGTTGAGCGCTTCGTTCACTCAGAGGGAGCGGTATCGCTTTGTCGGTCAGGGATGGACCGACGAGACGGATAGTATAGAGCAGTTCTGGAATGAACATTTTCCTCTGAGGATGGCGATAACAGGCAGTTTTACCCCGCCAACTGCTATCACAAAGTTCCTGAGTGCGGACTACCAGATGCATTTCGTGTTCTCACCGACGAACGTGGTACGCTACTTCATTCGCCTGCGCATTCCTGAGGAGGTGGGCGATCGGCTTTGACGATAATCCTGGGGCTGCTGTAGAATCCACAGAAAAAATCTTGTGGCGTACCCTTGCCTCTTGCGAAAACTGTGGTATAATACTGTGTGGCAAGCGCAGAGGGCGCGAAGAGCCTCTGCGAGGGGAAAAATTTTCCCCAAAAATCTTGCTGGAACCGTTGACAAATCGCGGAGATGTGGTGTATATTATTATCCGCGAGTCAGAGAAAGGCAGCACCTTGAAAACTAGGCAGAGGGCAGAAGCCTTGAGGTCGGACGCCAGGCGAAGACTTTACGCCATCGCAAATCCCTGCCCGTATGGGTAGTGGTATAGATTTTCGATGGAGAGTTTGATCCTGGCTCAGGGCGAACGCTAGCGGCGTGCCTGCGACATGCAAGTCGAGCGGGGGGAGGAGCTTCGGCTCCGAACCTAGCGGCGAACGGTCGAGTAACACGTAAGCAACCTGCCCCGAAGACCGGGATAACAGCTCGAAAGGGCTGCTAATACCGGATGTGCCCATGGAGAGGCATCTCTCCATGAGTAAAACCCGCAAGGGGCTTCGGGAGGGGCTTGCGGCCCATCAGCTAGTTGGTAGGGTAACGGCCTACCAAGGCGGCGACGGGTAGCTGGTCTGAGAGGACGGCCAGCCGGACTGGGACTGAGACACGGCCCAGACTCCTACGGGAGGCAGCAGTCGGGAGTCTTGCACAATGGGGGAAACCCTGATGCAGCGACGCCGCGTGCGGGATGAAGTCCTTCGGGACGTAAACCGCTTTTGTCCGGGAAGAAGCACTGACGGTACCGGACGAATAAGCCCCGGCTAACTACGTGCCAGCAGCCGCGGTAAAACGTAGGGGGCGAGCGTTGCCCGGATTTACTGGGCGTAAAGCGCGCGTAGGCGGCTGCGTAAGTGGGGAGTTAAAGCCCTCGGCTCAACCGAGGAAATGCTCCCCAAACTGCGCGGCTTGAGTGTAGGAGAGGGGAGTGGAATTCCCGGTGTAGCGGTGAAATGCGTTGATATCGGGAGGAACACCGGTGGCGAAGGCGGCTCCCTGGCCTACTACTGACGCTGAGGCGCGAAAGCGTGGGGAGCGAACGGGATTAGATACCCCGGTAGTCCACGCCGTAAACGATGAGCGCTAGGTGTTGGTGGTCTCGACCCCACCAGTGCCGTAGCTAACGCATTAAGCGCTCCGCCTGGGGAGTACGGCCGCAAGGTTGAAACTCAAAGGAATTGACGGGGGCCCGCACAAGCGGTGGAGCATGTGGATTAATTCGATACTAACCGAAGAACCTTACCCAGGCTTGACATGCACACGCAAGTCCTGGAAACAGGGCCCTCCAGGGTAACCTGGACGTGTGCACAGCTGTTGCATGGCTGTCGTCAGCTCGTGCCGTGAGGTGTTGGGTTAAGTCCCGCAACGAGCGCAACCCGCGCCCCATGTTGCCATCGGGTCATGCCGGGCACTCTTGGGGGACTGCCCGGGGTAACCGGGAGGAAGGAGCGGATGACGTCAAGTCGGCATGGCGCTTACGCCTGGGGCCTCACACATGCTACAATGGGCGCAACAAAGGGTTCCGATGCCGCGAGGCGGAGGCAATCCCAAAAATACGCCCTCAGTTCAGATCGCAGGCTGCAACTCGCCTGCGTGAAGCCGGAATCGCTAGTAACCGCAGATCAGCTATGCTGCGGTGAATACGTTCCCGGGCCTTGTACACACCGCCCGTCAAGTCACCTGAGTCGTCTGCACCTGAAGTCCGTGGCCCAACCCGCAAGGGAGGGAGCGGCCGAGGGTGCGGGGGGCAAGGGGGACTAAGTCGTAACAAGGTAGCCGTACCGGAAGGTGCGGCTGGATCACCTCCTTTCTAAGGAGACCCGCCCGCCTCCTCGGAGGCGCGGTCTCTAGGTCGAGCGTCTGGCAGGACCACAAGGCGCTCTCTGCCTAGTTTTGAAGGGGTTGCCACTGCGTCTGTATGAGAGAGGTTGCTCGACATACCGTCCGAAGTGGCTGAAGCTCCTTGACAAAGAGTGTGGCGTCAAGGGGAGGCCTCAGCCTCCCCTTTGTGTCGCGAAGCGGGCCTATAGCTCAGGTGGCTAGAGCGCACCCCTGATAAGGGTGAGGTCGATGGTTCGAGTCCATCTAGGCCCACCATCGCGCGGGGGCTTAGCTCAGCTGGGAGAGCGTCTGCTTTGCACGCAGAAGGTCAGCGGTTCGAATCCGCTAGCCTCCACCACACCGAAGGCATTGACAGGCAACACCTACTGTGGTATAATAGATGCCTGCAGGCGGGGGACAGCGTGAACCCGCCCAAGATGTGAGCACCTTGAAAGTTGCATAGGGGTTCGGCATCAAAACCGGGCAAAGCGTCTGAGTATGCCGGTCAAGCTACAAAGGGCGCACGGTGGATGCCTTGGGGCAAAGGGCCGATGAAGGACGCGGTCAGCGGCGAAACGCCTCGGGGAGCCGCAAACAGGCTGTGATCCGAGGGTCTCCGAATGGGGTAACCCGGCCGTCGTAATGGACG contains the following coding sequences:
- the uspA1 gene encoding universal stress protein, translated to MIQRILLATDGSETALKATRWAAELAKTYGAKVTVLHVVHIPAALAGSTVLPGGATDVAVVTRLMEQAAEGVIMITTPLLEEAQVEYSTRIEYGHTADTIVRVAKEEQAELIVMGSRGLTDASALLLGSVSHKVLHAVHDIPVLVVR